One Fusarium oxysporum f. sp. lycopersici 4287 chromosome 8, whole genome shotgun sequence genomic region harbors:
- a CDS encoding tyrosinase, with translation MHISFGILAALLSASSLVAASPTQSAGDLMLDLNSKAISALENAQAPTSRKKCTIANANVRRDWKALSKKERKAYINAVLCLRKKPSKADPSFAPGARTRYDDFVAVHINQTRTIHATGNFFTWHRYYTWAYEKALRDGYWNWFETGDFATNPLFDGSETSMSGDGGFFKHNGSVSGTGLIFLPSGNGGGCIKKGPFAGATANLGPPSPGMDGMEATATPLEYNPRCLRRDLSRYTIDKWMTLPNLYNVTLGDASRSIQIMQDEFQGRFPDRFLGLHGAGHFAIGGDSSDLYSSSNEPVFFLHHAMVDRVYWIWQALHPKQARDIAGTITIGNRPPSRDALKSDPLNMGVNAAEITIDDALDTMSGSPFCYIYL, from the exons ATGCATATTTCTTTTGGAATCCTTGCTGCTTTGCTGAGCGCCTCGTCGCTGGTTGCGGCCTCACCGACTCAATCGGCCGGCGATCTCATGCTAGATCTCAACAGCAAGGCAATCAGTGCGTTAGAGAATGCCCAGGCACCGACCAGCCGCAAGAAGTGCACAATCGCCAATGCCAACGTGCGCCGGGATTG GAAAGCCCTAtcaaagaaagagagaaaggctTATATCAATGCAGTTCTATGTCTGCGAAAGAAACCATCCAAGGCAGACCCTTCTTTCGCACCTGGTGCACGTACCAGATATGACGATTTTGTCGCTGTGCATATCAACCAGACTCGCACTATCCATGCAACA GGAAACTTCTTCACCTGGCATCGCTACTATACTTGGGCATATGAAAAAGCTCTGCGAGATGGA TACTGGAATTGGTTTGAGACTGGCGACTTTGCAACTAACCCTCTCTTTGACGGTTCCGAGACCAGTATGAGCGGCGATGGCGGGTTCTTCAAGCACAACGGCTCTGTTTCTGGCACAGGACTCATTTTCCTTCCCAGCGGTAACGGAGGTGGCTGTATCAAGAAGGGTCCCTTCGCTGGCGCAACCGCTAACCTTGGACCCCCATCTCCTGGCATGGACGGAATGGAAGCCACCGCTACACCTCTCGAATATAACCCTCGCTGTCTACGTCGAGATCTCAGTCGTTACACCATTGATAAGTGGATGACTCTCCCTAACTTATACAACGTCACGCTCGGCGATGCTTCACGCAGCATTCAAATCATGCAGGACGAGTTTCAAGGTCGATTCCCAGATCGATTCCTGGGCTTGCACGGCGCTGGTCATTTTGCCATTGGTGGTGACTCCTCTGACCTTTACTCTTCGTCTAACGAACCTGTTTTCTTTCTGCACCATGCTATGGTTGATCGCGTGTACTGGATCTGGCAGGCTCTGCATCCCAAGCAGGCCAGGGATATTGCTGGTACTATCACTATCGGGAACAGACCTCCTAGTCGAGACGCTTTGAAGTCTGATCCTCTGAATATGGGGGTTAATGCAGCTGAGATTACCATCGATGATGCGCTTGACACCATGAGCGGTTCTCCGTTCTGTTATATCTATCTGTAA